In Salinisphaera sp. LB1, one genomic interval encodes:
- a CDS encoding GlxA family transcriptional regulator has protein sequence MQQAKFHNPQPTRIGFLVVPNYSAIAFSTAIDPLRMANQLAGIPLYEWSVISLDGQPVPASNGLAVSPNTDINNAGKLDMLFVCGGIDIRDCCDQRLLRWLQSLAAQHVELGAICTGTYLLARAQLLRGYRCTIHWENISSIDEEHQFPDTVFTSELFVIDRDRYTCTGGIAPLDMMLNIIGQQKSRSLAETICEEFIHERIRNVSDMQRIPLRVHLGTSQPKLVDTVSLMESNIEEPLSLNDLARLVGVSRRQLERLFKKHLNCAPTRYYLELRLNRARQLLLQTNLSIIDVALACGFTSPPHFSKCYQHFFGHTPSQERRGHAASRGHTATSAARPASAHDP, from the coding sequence ATGCAGCAAGCAAAGTTTCATAACCCACAGCCGACACGCATCGGCTTCCTTGTCGTGCCGAACTACTCGGCGATCGCCTTCTCTACCGCGATCGACCCATTGCGCATGGCTAACCAACTGGCCGGCATACCGCTATATGAGTGGTCCGTGATCAGCCTCGACGGTCAGCCCGTGCCTGCCAGTAATGGGTTGGCAGTCTCGCCTAATACGGATATTAACAACGCCGGAAAACTGGACATGCTGTTCGTTTGTGGCGGGATCGATATTCGCGATTGCTGCGACCAAAGACTTCTGCGCTGGCTGCAATCGCTGGCCGCGCAACACGTCGAACTCGGGGCCATTTGCACTGGCACCTATCTGCTTGCACGCGCACAACTATTGCGTGGCTATCGCTGCACCATCCATTGGGAAAATATCTCCAGCATTGACGAAGAGCACCAGTTTCCCGATACGGTATTCACGTCCGAGTTGTTCGTGATAGACCGCGATCGCTATACCTGCACGGGCGGTATCGCGCCGCTGGATATGATGCTCAACATCATTGGGCAGCAGAAAAGCCGTTCGCTCGCGGAAACAATCTGCGAAGAGTTCATCCATGAACGTATTCGCAATGTAAGCGACATGCAGCGTATTCCGCTTCGCGTACACCTCGGTACGAGCCAGCCCAAGCTCGTGGATACCGTCTCGCTCATGGAATCGAACATCGAGGAACCACTAAGCCTGAACGATCTCGCGCGGCTGGTCGGTGTCTCGCGGCGCCAGCTCGAACGGCTGTTTAAAAAGCATTTGAACTGCGCGCCGACCCGCTATTATCTGGAGCTGCGGCTCAACCGCGCGCGCCAGTTACTGCTGCAGACAAATCTCTCGATTATCGACGTAGCATTGGCATGCGGCTTTACCTCCCCACCGCACTTCAGCAAATGCTATCAACATTTTTTTGGCCATACCCCGAGTCAGGAGCGACGCGGTCATGCCGCCAGCCGCGGACATACGGCGACAAGCGCAGCGCGACCGGCATCAGCTCACGATCCTTGA
- a CDS encoding transposase, which produces MRGLKARLARLEALDKDIQRERNRREKAEVVQAQEIIASIDTVLDALRAERDRLTRDIDDHIDRHPALKKDRALLESVPGIGPTVSRRLLATLRSRDFTSARQAAAFIGVIPVPWDSGSSVHGPPRLSKAGKPRACCRFVRAPRWSPQIVSGKARVAASWRATTQTRNAAGRDLRPNPSGQALFCGNPAL; this is translated from the coding sequence GTGCGTGGACTCAAAGCGCGTCTCGCCCGTCTTGAGGCGCTCGATAAAGATATTCAACGCGAGCGCAATCGCCGGGAAAAGGCCGAGGTCGTTCAGGCCCAAGAGATCATCGCGTCGATCGATACGGTGCTCGACGCGCTACGGGCCGAACGCGATCGGTTGACGCGCGATATTGACGATCATATCGATCGCCATCCCGCGCTGAAAAAAGATCGCGCTTTATTAGAGTCGGTGCCCGGCATTGGCCCCACCGTATCGCGGCGCCTGCTGGCCACACTGCGAAGCCGCGACTTCACCAGTGCCCGCCAAGCCGCGGCCTTCATCGGCGTCATCCCGGTGCCGTGGGATTCGGGAAGTTCGGTCCATGGGCCGCCGCGTCTATCCAAGGCCGGCAAGCCTAGGGCCTGTTGCCGTTTCGTTCGAGCGCCGCGTTGGAGTCCGCAAATCGTGTCCGGCAAGGCGCGAGTCGCCGCGTCGTGGCGTGCCACGACCCAGACTCGCAACGCCGCCGGGCGCGATTTGCGGCCCAACCCTTCGGGACAAGCGCTGTTTTGCGGCAATCCAGCGTTGTAG
- the folD gene encoding bifunctional methylenetetrahydrofolate dehydrogenase/methenyltetrahydrofolate cyclohydrolase FolD, with product MNHPEGMPNATYIEGKALAAATRARVARQVAVLATEYSVTPGLAVVLVGADPASQVYVRNKRRQTIQAGMYSFEYNMPETTSEESLLQLIEELNADPRVHGILVQLPLPPQIRVAPVLSAIDPSKDVDGFHEVNTGRLWNGGNAVVPCTPMACQMLIEHVRGDDLAGLHAVVIGCSNIVGKPVASLLLRAECTVTMAHIKTRDLPALARTADILVVAVGRAGTVRGDWIKPGATVIDVGINRVECSSSGKQRLVGDVAFAEARKTAGAITPVPGGVGPMTIACLLLNTLGAACRQHGLPVPGDPAAADSPTNGNAARHCAT from the coding sequence ATGAATCATCCGGAAGGCATGCCTAACGCCACTTATATCGAAGGCAAGGCCCTGGCCGCTGCGACGCGTGCCCGGGTCGCGCGCCAGGTCGCGGTGCTCGCTACCGAGTACTCGGTGACGCCGGGTTTGGCGGTGGTACTGGTCGGTGCGGATCCGGCAAGCCAGGTGTATGTGCGCAACAAACGTCGGCAGACCATCCAGGCCGGCATGTACTCCTTCGAATACAACATGCCGGAAACCACGAGCGAGGAGTCGCTGCTCCAGCTGATCGAGGAACTGAATGCCGACCCACGAGTTCACGGTATCCTCGTGCAACTGCCATTGCCGCCGCAGATTCGTGTCGCCCCCGTACTCTCAGCCATCGATCCGAGCAAGGACGTAGATGGTTTCCATGAGGTCAATACCGGGCGCCTCTGGAACGGCGGCAATGCCGTGGTTCCCTGCACGCCGATGGCTTGCCAGATGCTAATCGAACATGTGCGCGGGGATGATCTGGCCGGTCTGCACGCGGTTGTGATCGGCTGTTCCAATATTGTCGGCAAACCTGTGGCCAGTCTGCTGCTGCGCGCCGAATGCACGGTGACCATGGCGCATATCAAAACACGCGATCTTCCTGCTCTGGCCCGCACCGCAGATATTCTGGTGGTGGCCGTCGGGCGTGCCGGCACCGTGCGCGGCGACTGGATCAAACCCGGTGCGACCGTGATTGATGTGGGTATCAATCGCGTCGAATGCAGTTCGTCCGGCAAGCAGCGACTGGTTGGCGATGTCGCGTTCGCCGAAGCGAGGAAAACGGCGGGCGCCATCACCCCGGTGCCGGGCGGCGTGGGCCCAATGACGATCGCCTGTCTATTGCTCAATACCCTGGGTGCCGCTTGTCGTCAGCATGGCCTGCCGGTGCCTGGCGATCCGGCCGCCGCCGATAGTCCCACGAATGGCAACGCGGCGCGGCACTGCGCGACCTGA
- a CDS encoding FAD-dependent oxidoreductase, whose product MARFPEKADVVIVGQGGIVGASVAHHLIEQGWRNIVGLDKSAIPSDISSTSHASDFCYMTSHDRMSCYTTVYSRKFYESLGHYSRVGGIEVARTGDDERMAELERKVGSGKAFGTNVSLISPREVKQRFPLVEESLIQGAMWDPDAGLVVPRSQRVAGELVEQARASGKLTTFANTPALSIDVQNGRICGVETHRGYIKTSIVVLSAGIWGPPLAEMAGAKMPLMPFEHPLMFFGPYEEFAGTGKEIGYPLFRDQGNSSYMRDTGDPTTSEGGKLEWGYYEQDDPRLVYVKDIAEPGEARMSPSMRDLDIEQVMSAYERAVEIMPILGDIGWDDKNSFNGLMSVSVDGGSLLGESPETRGLWFGEAVWVKDGPGMGKVLADWMTHGKPEVDPCDIDIARFYPIQKTPSYVYGRVYETAKKIYNPAVHPSEPYENGRNMRRSPFWSREKELGGYFMESAGWERAHGYAANEHLLETYGDRVPERANEWDDRHFWRVSNAEQLKMSDDVGMINLSHFAIFDVSGPDAEALLEYLSVAKVGGTTPIGKGVYTHFLDHAGGIRADLTIIRLADDCYRVVCGGGTGSRDLVWIQRMAESRGATIHIEDRTDSLATLGLWGPNARKVLQTLADDPDGLSETGFPFATAREISVRGLPVWAFRISYVGELGWELYMPFSYGLTLWDLLFEAGVTPVGIETYASSRRLEKSLRLQNADLLTDYNLYEAGLSRPKVKAAEFHGKEAYLTQRERTHQPAYLCTMTMLENVDRNGVARYPVGSWPILDPETGEVPVDELGRRSYATSIAFGPSVGKNIALGYLPWQYAEEGRDLVLEYFGQPYPVRVEAVGCRGLYDPDNTRLKGLGEASSPLPERSRRHA is encoded by the coding sequence ATGGCGCGGTTCCCCGAAAAAGCAGACGTTGTCATCGTCGGTCAGGGCGGCATTGTCGGCGCGTCCGTGGCGCATCATCTGATCGAGCAGGGTTGGCGCAATATCGTCGGCCTCGATAAGTCCGCCATTCCGTCGGATATCAGTTCAACCTCGCATGCGTCGGATTTCTGCTACATGACCTCGCACGACAGAATGTCGTGCTACACCACGGTCTATAGTCGCAAGTTCTACGAGTCGCTAGGCCACTACAGCCGCGTTGGCGGCATCGAGGTCGCCCGGACCGGGGACGACGAGCGCATGGCGGAGCTCGAACGCAAGGTCGGTTCGGGCAAGGCATTCGGTACCAATGTTTCGCTGATTAGCCCGCGAGAGGTCAAGCAGCGTTTCCCGCTTGTCGAGGAAAGTCTGATCCAGGGCGCAATGTGGGATCCGGACGCCGGGCTTGTTGTGCCGAGATCCCAGCGGGTCGCCGGCGAGCTGGTCGAACAGGCGAGGGCGAGCGGTAAGCTCACCACCTTTGCCAATACGCCGGCGCTGTCGATCGACGTACAGAACGGTCGTATCTGCGGCGTCGAGACCCACCGCGGCTATATCAAGACCTCGATCGTCGTATTGTCTGCCGGCATCTGGGGTCCGCCACTCGCCGAAATGGCGGGTGCGAAGATGCCGTTGATGCCGTTCGAACACCCGCTGATGTTCTTTGGCCCGTATGAGGAGTTCGCCGGGACCGGCAAGGAGATCGGCTATCCGCTGTTTCGGGATCAGGGTAATTCCTCGTACATGCGCGATACTGGCGACCCGACGACCAGCGAGGGCGGCAAGCTGGAATGGGGTTATTACGAACAGGACGATCCGCGGCTGGTCTACGTGAAGGATATCGCCGAGCCCGGCGAGGCCCGGATGTCGCCCTCCATGCGCGATCTCGACATCGAGCAGGTGATGAGCGCCTACGAGCGTGCGGTCGAGATCATGCCGATCCTCGGTGATATCGGCTGGGACGACAAGAACTCGTTCAACGGTCTGATGTCGGTCTCGGTCGATGGCGGTTCACTGCTGGGCGAATCGCCGGAGACGCGCGGCCTGTGGTTCGGCGAAGCGGTCTGGGTCAAGGACGGACCGGGCATGGGCAAGGTGCTGGCCGACTGGATGACCCACGGCAAGCCGGAAGTCGACCCTTGCGACATCGACATTGCCCGTTTCTATCCGATCCAGAAGACCCCCAGCTACGTCTACGGGCGCGTCTACGAGACCGCCAAGAAGATCTATAATCCAGCCGTACATCCAAGCGAGCCGTATGAAAACGGCCGCAACATGCGCCGTAGCCCGTTCTGGTCGCGCGAGAAGGAGCTGGGTGGCTATTTCATGGAGTCGGCCGGCTGGGAACGCGCGCACGGCTATGCCGCCAATGAACATCTGCTCGAGACCTACGGTGATCGTGTTCCCGAGCGCGCCAACGAATGGGATGACCGCCATTTTTGGCGCGTGTCCAATGCCGAGCAACTGAAAATGTCCGACGACGTGGGCATGATCAATCTGTCCCACTTCGCCATCTTTGACGTGTCCGGACCGGACGCCGAAGCTCTGCTTGAGTATCTGTCGGTGGCCAAGGTCGGCGGCACCACGCCGATCGGCAAGGGCGTCTATACGCATTTCCTCGATCACGCGGGCGGTATCCGCGCTGATCTGACCATTATTCGTCTGGCCGACGATTGTTATCGCGTGGTCTGTGGCGGCGGCACCGGTTCGCGCGATCTGGTCTGGATTCAGCGCATGGCCGAGTCGCGCGGCGCGACTATTCACATCGAGGACCGCACCGATTCGCTGGCGACTCTCGGCCTCTGGGGGCCGAATGCACGCAAAGTGCTGCAGACGTTGGCCGACGACCCGGACGGCCTGAGCGAGACCGGCTTCCCCTTTGCCACCGCGCGCGAGATCAGCGTGCGCGGCTTGCCCGTGTGGGCATTCCGAATCTCTTATGTCGGGGAATTGGGCTGGGAACTGTACATGCCGTTTTCCTACGGTCTGACGCTCTGGGATCTGTTGTTCGAAGCCGGTGTCACACCGGTTGGTATCGAAACCTATGCCAGCAGTCGCCGGCTGGAAAAGAGCTTGCGCCTGCAGAACGCAGATTTGCTCACGGATTACAATCTGTATGAGGCTGGCCTGTCGCGACCGAAAGTCAAAGCGGCCGAGTTCCATGGCAAGGAAGCCTATCTGACGCAGCGTGAGCGAACGCATCAGCCGGCGTATCTGTGCACCATGACCATGCTGGAAAACGTCGACCGGAATGGTGTTGCACGCTATCCCGTGGGCAGTTGGCCGATTCTCGATCCGGAAACCGGCGAGGTGCCGGTCGATGAGTTGGGGCGACGTTCATATGCGACAAGCATTGCCTTCGGTCCCTCGGTCGGTAAGAACATCGCGCTGGGTTATCTGCCGTGGCAGTACGCAGAGGAGGGCCGCGATCTGGTGCTCGAGTATTTCGGTCAGCCTTATCCGGTCCGGGTGGAGGCCGTGGGCTGTCGCGGTCTCTACGATCCGGACAACACGCGTTTGAAAGGTCTGGGCGAGGCGTCGAGCCCGTTGCCCGAGCGCTCCCGTCGTCACGCCTGA
- a CDS encoding glycine cleavage T C-terminal barrel domain-containing protein: MSNSNQPNYQQSIDQSDRHVPYNLRQTGDPGIQMLMSTRVRKSPYWHLSVEAGCWRATVYNRMYHPRGYVRPEDGGAMVEYRALVNDVTLWNVAVERPIRVKGPDAEAFCNYVCTRDVTRVAPMRGRYVVLCDTKGHVLNDPIMLRISDDEFWFTISDSDLAYWFKGVNVEGRFDVSIDEIDVSPLQIQGPKSEAMMIDLVGEGVRDVPYYGLMASVIDGVDVLVSQTGFTGEKGYEVYAYDSTINAETVWNAILKAGEKHNLMVIAPAHHRRIAAGILSYGQDMDHETNPFQCNLGHMVPRKKTADYIGKKALEATREQVENGNPPFTHQLVGLKLGGKPIEDYASDFWLVAKSADAEPCGYITSPWYSPELETNIAMAYVPVAESALGTQLVVWLPEALQSVPGKPVDAEVVEMPFRESVNKSSREQAKAQGRDYAY; this comes from the coding sequence ATGTCGAATTCGAACCAACCCAACTACCAGCAAAGCATCGATCAAAGTGATCGGCACGTGCCATACAACCTCCGCCAGACCGGCGATCCCGGCATTCAGATGCTTATGTCAACGCGGGTACGCAAGTCGCCCTACTGGCATCTGTCGGTCGAGGCCGGCTGCTGGCGTGCAACCGTATACAACCGCATGTATCACCCGCGCGGCTATGTCCGTCCGGAAGATGGCGGCGCGATGGTGGAATATCGGGCACTGGTTAACGACGTCACGCTCTGGAATGTCGCGGTCGAGCGCCCGATTCGAGTCAAGGGACCGGACGCAGAGGCGTTCTGCAACTATGTTTGCACACGCGATGTCACCCGAGTGGCGCCGATGCGCGGACGCTATGTCGTGCTGTGCGACACCAAGGGCCATGTGCTGAATGATCCGATCATGCTGCGGATATCGGACGACGAATTCTGGTTCACAATCAGTGATTCGGATCTCGCGTACTGGTTCAAGGGCGTGAACGTCGAGGGTCGCTTCGACGTCAGTATCGACGAAATCGACGTCTCCCCGTTGCAGATTCAGGGTCCAAAATCCGAAGCGATGATGATCGACCTGGTCGGCGAAGGGGTGCGCGACGTGCCCTATTACGGGCTCATGGCTTCGGTTATCGACGGCGTCGATGTGCTCGTGTCACAAACCGGCTTCACCGGCGAGAAGGGTTACGAGGTCTACGCTTACGACTCGACCATCAACGCCGAGACCGTCTGGAACGCTATTCTCAAAGCCGGTGAAAAACATAATCTGATGGTCATCGCCCCGGCCCATCACCGCCGAATCGCGGCCGGTATCCTGTCTTACGGGCAGGATATGGATCACGAAACCAATCCGTTCCAGTGCAACCTCGGCCATATGGTGCCGCGCAAGAAAACCGCGGACTATATCGGCAAGAAAGCGCTGGAAGCCACCCGTGAGCAGGTCGAGAACGGCAATCCGCCATTCACCCATCAACTGGTGGGCCTCAAGCTCGGCGGCAAACCGATCGAGGACTATGCTTCCGACTTCTGGCTGGTCGCCAAGAGCGCCGATGCCGAGCCTTGCGGCTATATTACCTCGCCCTGGTACTCGCCGGAGCTCGAAACCAATATCGCAATGGCTTACGTGCCGGTCGCCGAGAGTGCGCTGGGCACCCAGCTCGTGGTTTGGCTGCCCGAGGCGCTTCAATCGGTACCGGGCAAACCGGTTGATGCCGAAGTGGTCGAGATGCCGTTCCGCGAATCCGTCAACAAGAGTTCGCGGGAACAGGCCAAGGCCCAGGGGCGCGACTACGCTTACTGA
- a CDS encoding fumarate hydratase C-terminal domain-containing protein, whose product MRFGARVIAFNDLDSEAIHDFEVEYLPVTSAVDAGGHSIHDSGVTYRRRFIADIRATVE is encoded by the coding sequence ATGCGATTCGGAGCGCGCGTCATCGCGTTCAATGATCTGGATAGCGAGGCCATCCACGATTTCGAGGTCGAATACCTGCCGGTAACGTCGGCCGTTGACGCCGGCGGCCACTCCATCCACGACAGCGGCGTGACGTACCGGCGCCGTTTTATCGCGGATATTCGGGCAACAGTCGAATAG
- a CDS encoding electron transfer flavoprotein-ubiquinone oxidoreductase — translation MDESIERDVMAYDVVIIGAGPAGLAAAMRLKQKDADKSVCVLEKASEIGAHSLAGAVIETGPLDELVPGWRDDPPPICVDATDDEFWMLKKDGARKLPTPPQQNNHGNVIISIANLMAWLAPKAEALGVEIYPGFSAAEAVFDESGAVKGVRTPDMGLDRQGNRKDSFTPGIEIHAPVTIFAEGCRGHCSKQLIQHFELDKDYDPQTYGIGLKELWEVPEGRTQPGLIQHTIGWPLDDATYGGSFIYHLNNNRIAIGFVAGLDYADPRFKPFEAFQQLKHHPKIKPLLEGGEIISAGARALVEGGWQSLPKTEMPGAILIGDAAGTLNVPKIKGIHTAMNSGMLAADHLIDTGKADGFDRVLRGSSVARELKKVRNIRPGFNKGKWKGLLNAAWETATAGKSPWTLHNHSDWQATKKLSEIATETPDEAQDYVKRDLAPRDRLASVYFAQTEHDEDQPVHLQILEPDICTSRCVTEYGNPCTRFCPASVYEMVDNAQGERELKINAANCVHCKTCDIKDPYQIINWVVPEGGSGPNYYNL, via the coding sequence ATGGACGAATCGATAGAACGCGATGTCATGGCATACGATGTGGTCATCATCGGCGCCGGCCCGGCAGGTCTTGCGGCGGCCATGCGTCTCAAACAGAAAGACGCCGACAAGAGCGTCTGCGTGCTGGAGAAAGCCTCGGAGATCGGCGCCCATAGCCTGGCCGGCGCGGTGATCGAGACCGGTCCGCTGGATGAACTCGTGCCCGGCTGGCGCGACGATCCGCCCCCGATCTGCGTGGACGCGACCGACGACGAATTCTGGATGCTGAAAAAAGACGGCGCGCGCAAGCTGCCCACCCCGCCGCAACAGAACAACCATGGCAACGTCATCATTTCCATCGCCAACCTCATGGCCTGGCTGGCGCCGAAGGCCGAAGCGCTGGGCGTGGAAATCTATCCCGGCTTTTCGGCCGCCGAGGCCGTTTTCGACGAGTCCGGAGCCGTCAAGGGGGTACGTACGCCGGACATGGGGCTGGACCGCCAGGGTAACCGGAAAGACAGCTTTACGCCGGGCATCGAAATCCACGCTCCGGTCACGATCTTTGCCGAGGGCTGTCGCGGCCATTGCAGCAAGCAGCTGATCCAACACTTCGAGCTCGATAAGGACTACGACCCGCAAACGTACGGCATCGGTCTTAAGGAGCTGTGGGAAGTACCCGAAGGCCGCACCCAACCGGGCTTGATCCAGCACACCATCGGCTGGCCACTGGATGACGCCACCTACGGCGGCAGCTTCATTTATCACCTCAACAACAACCGAATCGCGATTGGTTTTGTGGCCGGCCTCGACTACGCCGACCCGCGCTTCAAACCGTTCGAAGCCTTTCAGCAATTGAAGCATCATCCCAAGATCAAGCCGCTGCTGGAAGGCGGCGAGATCATCTCCGCCGGTGCCCGCGCACTGGTCGAAGGCGGCTGGCAATCGTTGCCGAAGACCGAGATGCCGGGGGCGATCTTGATCGGCGACGCAGCAGGCACGCTCAATGTGCCTAAAATCAAGGGCATCCATACCGCCATGAACAGCGGCATGCTGGCCGCCGATCACCTCATTGACACGGGCAAAGCCGACGGCTTCGATCGCGTACTGCGTGGCTCGAGCGTGGCTAGAGAGCTGAAAAAGGTCCGCAATATCCGCCCCGGCTTCAACAAGGGGAAATGGAAAGGTCTGTTGAACGCGGCCTGGGAGACGGCCACTGCCGGCAAATCGCCTTGGACATTGCATAATCACAGCGATTGGCAAGCGACGAAAAAACTCAGCGAAATCGCGACCGAGACACCGGACGAAGCCCAGGACTATGTGAAGCGGGATCTCGCGCCGAGAGATCGGCTCGCTTCGGTCTATTTCGCGCAGACCGAGCACGACGAGGATCAGCCCGTGCATCTGCAGATTCTCGAACCGGATATCTGCACCAGCCGCTGCGTCACCGAATACGGCAACCCATGTACCCGCTTCTGTCCGGCTTCCGTCTATGAAATGGTCGATAACGCACAAGGCGAGCGCGAGCTGAAGATCAACGCCGCCAACTGCGTACACTGCAAGACCTGCGATATCAAGGACCCCTACCAGATCATCAATTGGGTCGTACCCGAAGGCGGCTCGGGGCCGAATTACTACAACCTCTGA
- a CDS encoding electron transfer flavoprotein subunit beta/FixA family protein has product MKVLVSIKRAIDYNVRIRIKPDGSGVETDGVKHSVNPFDEIAIEQAMRWKESGEADEVVAVTIGSDAAKEQLRSALAFGCDRAIHIKTDEPVQPLTAARVFEAIAKQEEPTVFLMGKQAIDDDANQTGQMTAALLEWPQATFASVIELNGDTARVTREIDAGLETLDVDLPAVITTDLRLNEPRYLKLPDIMKAKKKPIEDSSMDDLGVRPAPGLDTRKVAPPPQREPGVMVESVDALVSKLKEKGLL; this is encoded by the coding sequence ATGAAAGTACTGGTCAGCATTAAACGCGCAATCGACTATAACGTGCGCATACGAATTAAACCGGACGGCTCCGGCGTGGAGACCGACGGTGTCAAGCACAGTGTCAACCCGTTCGATGAAATCGCCATCGAGCAGGCCATGCGCTGGAAAGAATCGGGCGAAGCTGACGAAGTGGTGGCGGTGACGATCGGTTCGGATGCGGCCAAGGAACAGCTGCGCAGCGCGCTGGCTTTCGGCTGCGATCGCGCCATCCATATCAAAACGGACGAGCCGGTCCAGCCGTTGACCGCGGCGCGCGTGTTCGAAGCGATCGCCAAACAGGAGGAACCGACAGTCTTTCTGATGGGCAAACAGGCGATCGACGACGATGCCAACCAAACCGGGCAGATGACCGCCGCCCTGCTGGAGTGGCCGCAGGCGACGTTCGCCTCCGTGATCGAGCTGAACGGCGATACCGCTCGGGTCACGCGTGAGATCGATGCCGGCCTGGAAACGTTGGACGTGGACCTACCGGCCGTGATTACGACCGATTTGCGCCTGAACGAGCCGCGCTACCTCAAGTTGCCGGACATCATGAAGGCCAAGAAGAAACCGATTGAAGACAGCAGCATGGACGACCTGGGGGTCCGCCCCGCCCCCGGACTGGACACCCGGAAGGTCGCACCGCCGCCGCAGCGCGAACCCGGCGTGATGGTCGAGTCGGTCGACGCACTGGTTTCCAAACTCAAGGAAAAAGGTCTGTTATGA
- a CDS encoding electron transfer flavoprotein subunit alpha/FixB family protein, with product MSSILVIADHLNGTLNSSTARAVTCARDLGIDTIDVLVLADDGAALAGEAARIEGVTKVRYADNPANAHPVAATLAPQIVAAVESGGYSHLLGPNTTFGKDLMPRVAAKLGVAMVTDIMAVHGPYEFDRPIYAGNAITTVAASEDQVLVGSVRSASYAEAPNGNDAAVEALTLDAELPSHTRFVNLEQHKSDRPDLQTATKVVSGGRAVGSEENFKLIYDFADKIGAAVGASRAAVDAGYVPNDMQVGQTGKVISPELYMCFGISGAIQHLAGIKDAGTIVAVNNDEDAPIFEVADIGLVGDLFEIIPALEARMQQ from the coding sequence ATGAGCTCAATACTCGTTATCGCCGATCACCTGAACGGCACGCTCAATTCCTCGACCGCGCGGGCCGTGACCTGTGCGCGAGATTTGGGGATCGACACCATCGATGTCCTGGTGCTGGCCGACGACGGTGCCGCGCTTGCGGGCGAGGCGGCCCGGATCGAAGGCGTTACAAAAGTCCGGTACGCCGACAACCCCGCCAACGCGCATCCGGTGGCGGCCACCCTGGCGCCGCAGATCGTGGCCGCGGTCGAGTCCGGGGGCTATAGCCATCTGCTCGGCCCCAACACGACCTTTGGCAAGGATCTCATGCCACGTGTGGCCGCCAAACTCGGGGTGGCGATGGTTACCGACATCATGGCCGTGCATGGCCCTTATGAATTCGATCGACCGATCTATGCCGGCAACGCGATCACCACGGTTGCCGCATCCGAGGATCAAGTCCTGGTCGGCTCGGTCCGCAGCGCCTCCTATGCCGAAGCGCCCAACGGCAACGACGCCGCCGTCGAGGCACTGACCCTGGATGCCGAGCTACCCAGCCATACCCGGTTCGTCAATCTGGAGCAGCATAAATCCGATCGCCCCGATCTACAGACCGCGACCAAAGTCGTCTCCGGCGGCCGTGCCGTCGGCAGCGAGGAAAATTTCAAGCTGATCTACGACTTCGCCGACAAAATCGGCGCGGCAGTGGGCGCATCGCGCGCTGCGGTCGATGCCGGCTATGTACCCAATGACATGCAGGTCGGTCAAACGGGTAAGGTCATCTCGCCGGAACTCTATATGTGTTTCGGCATTTCCGGCGCCATTCAACACCTGGCCGGCATCAAGGACGCCGGCACGATCGTGGCCGTTAATAACGATGAAGACGCCCCGATATTCGAGGTGGCCGATATCGGGCTGGTTGGCGACCTGTTCGAGATCATTCCGGCTTTAGAGGCCCGAATGCAGCAATAG